A stretch of the Dechloromonas sp. TW-R-39-2 genome encodes the following:
- a CDS encoding L-threonylcarbamoyladenylate synthase — protein MTPSVADFERAVALLQSGELVGLPTETVYGLGADAANPAAVAKIFAAKGRPADHPLIVHLAGHDAVDHWAEQVPAVAWELMEIFWPGPLTLILKKQAWVPDAVTGGQDTVGLRVPGHPVALELLRRFAAVAGEHAGIAAPSANRFGRISPTSAAHVAEELGDRIPLILDGGPCKVGIESTIVDCSRGEPVVLRPGHISPEHLQAVLGRCPNIETASGAPRVSGSLAAHYAPQTPMRLVASERLLDFLNAQRHKGDTCGVISHSQPPQAGMPHPWRMLPADPVGYAHDLYAALRDMDHANVSLIAVEALPASPAWAAVSDRLRRAVAGAGKD, from the coding sequence ATGACTCCTTCCGTAGCGGATTTCGAACGGGCCGTCGCCCTTCTCCAGAGCGGCGAACTGGTCGGCCTGCCGACTGAAACCGTTTATGGCTTGGGGGCCGACGCAGCCAATCCGGCCGCCGTTGCCAAAATCTTTGCCGCCAAGGGCCGCCCGGCCGACCACCCGCTGATCGTCCATCTGGCCGGCCATGACGCGGTCGATCATTGGGCCGAGCAAGTTCCCGCCGTTGCCTGGGAACTGATGGAAATCTTCTGGCCCGGCCCGTTGACGCTCATTCTGAAGAAGCAGGCCTGGGTTCCCGACGCCGTCACCGGCGGCCAGGACACGGTCGGCCTGCGCGTCCCCGGCCACCCTGTCGCCCTTGAACTGCTCCGCCGCTTTGCCGCCGTCGCCGGCGAGCATGCCGGCATCGCCGCCCCCTCGGCCAACCGTTTTGGCCGAATCAGCCCGACCTCGGCGGCACACGTCGCCGAAGAACTGGGCGATCGGATTCCGCTCATTCTGGACGGTGGACCGTGCAAAGTCGGCATCGAATCGACCATTGTCGACTGCTCGCGCGGGGAACCCGTCGTCCTGCGGCCCGGCCACATTTCCCCTGAACACTTGCAAGCCGTGCTCGGGCGCTGCCCGAACATTGAAACGGCAAGTGGAGCGCCACGCGTCTCCGGCTCCCTGGCCGCCCACTACGCACCGCAAACGCCGATGCGCCTGGTCGCCAGCGAGCGCCTGCTCGATTTCCTCAACGCCCAGCGCCACAAAGGCGACACCTGCGGCGTCATCAGCCACAGCCAGCCGCCACAGGCCGGCATGCCGCACCCGTGGCGCATGCTGCCCGCCGACCCGGTCGGCTACGCCCACGACCTCTACGCCGCCCTGCGCGACATGGACCACGCCAACGTCAGCCTGATCGCCGTCGAAGCCCTGCCGGCCAGTCCGGCCTGGGCAGCGGTCAGCGACCGCCTGCGCCGGGCCGTTGCCGGAGCCGGCAAGGACTGA
- a CDS encoding 5-(carboxyamino)imidazole ribonucleotide synthase, whose protein sequence is MILPPATLGMLGGGQLGRFFVTAAHEMGYQVWVLDPDKNSPAGQIAERHFCVDYNDYAALDEFAAGCAAITTEFENVPADTLDYLAKFVPVRPSAAAVGICQNRIAEKSFLRDNDLPHGPFAAIRSEDDIRHADSTLFPAILKVARFGYDGKGQATVNNREEALLAFGRFKGEACVLEQRLTLDYEVSVVLARDEQGRVACFPTGENQHTNGILDVSIVPARASACVRSDAEEVAARIAEKLGYIGTMGVEFFISRGQLIVNEMAPRPHNSGHYTVDACITNQFEQQVRALCGLPLGEARAHSAAVMVNLLGDLWYNGEHYREPDWASLHAMPNLKLHLYGKHHARPGRKMGHFTVIGDNAEAVQKAALAARAAIGIKGE, encoded by the coding sequence ATGATTCTGCCGCCCGCCACGCTGGGCATGCTCGGAGGCGGCCAGTTGGGCCGCTTCTTCGTGACAGCTGCCCATGAAATGGGCTATCAGGTCTGGGTTCTCGACCCGGACAAGAACAGCCCGGCCGGCCAGATCGCCGAACGGCATTTCTGCGTCGATTACAACGATTACGCCGCACTGGATGAGTTTGCCGCCGGTTGCGCCGCGATCACCACCGAATTCGAGAATGTTCCGGCCGACACGCTGGATTACCTCGCCAAATTCGTACCGGTTCGCCCCTCGGCCGCGGCCGTCGGCATTTGCCAGAACCGGATTGCCGAAAAGTCTTTCCTGCGCGACAACGACCTGCCGCACGGCCCGTTTGCCGCCATTCGCAGCGAAGACGACATTCGCCACGCTGACAGCACGCTCTTCCCGGCCATCCTCAAAGTCGCCCGCTTCGGCTACGACGGCAAGGGGCAAGCCACGGTCAACAACCGTGAAGAGGCTCTTTTGGCCTTCGGCCGCTTCAAGGGCGAAGCCTGCGTTCTCGAACAGCGCCTGACACTCGATTACGAAGTCTCGGTCGTTCTGGCCCGCGATGAGCAAGGCCGCGTCGCCTGCTTCCCGACCGGCGAAAACCAGCACACCAACGGCATTCTTGACGTTTCCATCGTCCCGGCCCGGGCCTCGGCCTGCGTCCGCAGCGATGCCGAGGAAGTCGCCGCGCGCATTGCCGAAAAGCTCGGCTACATCGGCACCATGGGTGTCGAATTCTTCATCAGCCGCGGCCAGCTGATCGTCAATGAAATGGCACCGCGCCCACACAACAGCGGCCATTACACGGTCGACGCCTGCATCACCAATCAATTCGAACAGCAGGTACGCGCACTCTGTGGCTTGCCGCTGGGCGAAGCACGCGCTCACTCTGCGGCTGTCATGGTCAATCTGCTCGGCGACCTGTGGTACAACGGCGAGCACTACCGCGAACCGGACTGGGCCAGCCTGCACGCCATGCCGAATCTCAAGCTGCACCTCTACGGCAAGCACCATGCCCGACCGGGTCGCAAGATGGGCCACTTCACGGTCATCGGCGACAACGCCGAAGCCGTCCAGAAGGCTGCACTGGCAGCCCGTGCAGCCATCGGCATCAAGGGCGAATGA